The Parambassis ranga chromosome 13, fParRan2.1, whole genome shotgun sequence genome contains the following window.
GCAAACCTGCGTATTATCTTGCATGCCTGCCTGCAATGCATGACTTGTATTCAATAATGTGTAAATGAGGAAGGAGCATGTTCAGAGTAGCAGGAAGCGTGCCACAAAGCACCATCACCTGCTGGTTTAAAGTTTGTTTAAAGGGAGGAAGAGGTTTGTCATAACATAAATTCTCATTCATCTGCGGGGGCTTGATGTTATCTTTACTGAAGCCTGAAGGACACGAGGTGAAGACGGGAGTAAATGAAACAGATACATATCTGAGCGCTGTTTAATTCACTATAGGTTCTCTTCTGCTGACAGCTTGTCCAAGGAAAGAAGTGTTTGGACATTATGACTTTCAGTGTGCTCGCTCCAGAGGCAATATATCTTTCTGTCATTATATTTGCAGTGCAAAACTTTGGAAGGAGTTTGGTCAAACTCTCCAACATGACTCTTAGCTTCTCTGATTCAATTTGATGTTGTTTATGTAATGGAATTACTGTATAAAGCCTCTGGTGTTTGCTTAAAGGGAAAATTCACCAAGTTTCCTGTGGATGTCCAATCAGTGCTGGTGAAATGAAATTCATGGCAGCAGAGTGATTCATTTTCTGTATCATGGCTCGTAACATGCACCGCACTGTTATTAAAATATGCCAAGTTTGTAATTGTAGCAGGAGGAAGACTCATAAACCACCTGGATTATCAGAGACCAGGAGCCTGAGCCCAGTGCTGGTGTTCATGTCGTATGAGTTCTGTTATTATTGCATAAGTTTTCTGAATTAAATGTAGTTACAGTGATAAGTAGCTCTGTCCAAATTGTAtacataataattaaaaaaatttttttttatataattaccGTAATTGATAAGGGATTTATTGTGTTAAGGAGGCTGCAGCAGAACACTGATTTAATTGAACTATACTTAATTAGACATAATCTACTACAAGTATGTGTTCTTTGATTGATGATTTATTTCTAATTTTAGCAGGACAATCAGTCCTCTGGGAGAGCCTGGTGGCTGCATTTCCTGTTATTTCAATCTTCCTACaacatgtattattattattgacctTAAACAACTTTAAGAAACAGTAGTAAAACCCCTTTCTCTCATGCTTGTCATAAATTGTACGTTTTTTCTCTACCTTtgagttgttgctgttgttgatgCGAAATACTAAACAGGAAGTCAATATTGCAATGAAAACTGCGCAGTTAAAATGGATGATTTTTGATTGGAATATTACATTGAATGTTACTAAACTATGTGTTTAGATAACTGATTATTTTTTTGATTGATTACTAATTGTTACTTATGGCCCTGcaggtcagggttttttttgttgaaccCATCAATTGAACTTCTTGTGCAAGCAAGTGGTGAGCTTAACTGGTAGgatcattacatttttttcccccttgatGTGAACTATTGGATAATTTGGACCAgttgaaaacactgaaaaagaaTTACATTGTTACAGAGGCCTAAGATGCATCATCACCTGACCATTACCTTTAGGATGCAGTTACAATCACTGAACACTTGTACTACAAGGCTTGTTACCACAGCCTCATATAGGCTGCAAGGCCCCAGGTACAATGCTGTGGTAATAATTGCCTCATAAATAACATATTattacataagaaaaaaaacaactacaaaTGAAGTGATGCCTCAGTTATAGTGCTGCAAAGACTGCTCTGTCTGTAGTATTTCCCCAgggcaaaagagaaaaaaaatacatattttatagtaaaccgctttttttattttgagtaaTTCTTTGTATGAACATACCCATTGAATCAGCTAATACACAGTTGGAGAAAAGAAATAGAAATTCATGCATTATGTAAAAATGCAAAGGGGCGGTGCTCCACTAAAAGCATCCATTAAAATCTCTGACTCAGCCTgacaagcacaaaaacacactattAGATGCATCATTACAACGGATAATTCTTCTGCCATTTTCACAGCAGCGTTAAAACACTGCTCAGCCCAAAATGGATGTTAATTGTAGAGAGACACCTTTGAACATTATTTTTCCGTTTAACTAATTACAGGATTTACACTCTTTGAACCACAAATGATGTTGAAATACATTCAAACCAAATGTATCCTTTTGTATACCATGTGTTAAATGAGACTGTTTTTTGAGTGAATAATATAAAATGAgtgacaaagtgtgtgtgatgtatgaaataaacacatacatgatggatgttttttttgtgtttgttttgagatTGGAACATGCCGTCATCGTCAGAGGGGGACGCTGTGCAGAATGTGGTTTATAGAGTATTCAGATATGTGCAAAGTTAAATGAGTGTGCTTGAGTTTTTGCTAGATAGCAGTGAGAATCCACCATTAATCATTTCACGGGACATGACAACAccactgagagaaagagagggctGAAAGGATAATTAGAATACACTGGAGAAAACAGGGTAATTCAATAACAATGGTTTAATCGCTGTGAGAATATATTCTGCGTTATAGGCAAAGATAATCCTTTTAAAAATCCTCAAAGAAAATAATTTACAAAGCGGTGTGCTCGTTCTTTATGTGGCTTATTTAGTCAAAGTTATGTGATGAGAAAGCAATTTATTTACAGGCCCGACCAAAACGTTTCACTTAGTGAACGTTGGTGCTGGTTCACTGAGGTGAAAAAGAGCAGTTACTCACCACAACAGCCAACAACAACACTGGGATTCAGTAAGGCTGACCTGAGGTGTTTTGTCCGTGTGATATTGCCGAGTGAGAGGTCGCTAAGAGGTGACAGAGGCGAAAAATGTTTTCCATATCACCAATCTGGAAAGAAATCATCCCCCAGGAGATGTGATGGATCACTCAGTCAATTAGTGTGGCAAGGACCAGAGATGCCTGCCTAGATGCCTGCTCGGTCCTGCTGAGGCGGCACACCTGGGTCAAAAGGCACAGCTGCATCAGGCGTGATTGCAACTGCTTAACGCCACAGGACACAGCTCGGTGTTGAGTTTAACCCTGCCAGTTAAGAGAGGCTCTGCAGAGCACTTAATGGCTCTCTTCGGAGAAGCTAAACATACCAATAAGCAGCCAGATTACATCCTTTCATTAAGATGAGAGCTGTGAATGTCACACAGACCCCTGTGCTCTCAAACTTTGGTAAATATGGTAAACAGTGTCAAGGGGTTCAATTAAACAACCCATTGTAGACCTACATCCGAATTATGCTGTGTCGGTTGTTGAAAATCCTATTATGCTTTATCTATTATGAGACTCACACGAGGCCTTCAAGTGCAGCGATATCTGTACTTTGTGTGGGTGCAAACACGCCACAGTCAAATTTAGTTAAGAAGCGTTCCTTTGATTCTGttaaaaacaattctacaagtTAATTGTATTGTACAAAACCTAAGCAAGGCGTATACTATCCCAGGATTGTTCCATAATGTATGAATAATATATATGAAATAATTAAAGAAAGCAAATATAAAGTGGCTTCTCAAATTAAACAGCCTTACAATGCAGTTGtctgcttttctgtctttttgtgctCTTGGTGTTTGTGGTAACGGCAACTTACATGACATTATCTTCTTCCTGCTTGTCTCCCttttagaaaataaaattagtTTAGGGGCCTGCAAACCCAATTACTGGCCGAGATAGAAGGTATCCGATGTGTCAGCGTATGTTTAAAAAGGTTGGGGCAGAACCATTGATTTAAGTAGGCCTGATTAGATGTTGGGTGGAAAAGTGAGTTTCATTTTTCAGGcacaaaccaacaaacaaagGCTGGTTTCATTCAAACGTTAGAAGGACAAAAACGTTGTTAGACAAGTTACACAACTCTGGATTCCACATTCCCATCTGTTAAATCACCATCAGACTGTTTACTGCAAGATAACAAATGTGCGGCGTACACGTTTGCTTTCAAGACACTGAAAGCTTCTTCATCTCTGCAGAAAAATAAGGATGCTTTTTCAACTCTAAATCATGGGAACCTGAAATTCACAGCCTCTTTTTTCATATTATGATCGCTGCTTTTCTAACTTTCACGGATAAATTACAGTGACAGTCGGGGTCAGCAGATAGATCACATCGTCAGCGTCCTGATGTAAACCGTATGATAGTATAAATCAGGATTGTGCTTATCTAAATGTAAGGATGCTCAAAGGGGAGCGCAGCTTCCTGAGAGCTGTCAAAAActgatacaaaaataaattgaaaacaAGGAGCTGGGAAAGACTTAAAGCACATGGAATAAGCAATTATATCAGTCTGTTGACGTAAACGCCTTCAAAGTCAACCCTTTCTAATTTGACGCATCCGCAGCAAACTTAGATTAGTTGTAGCTGAGTGAAATTATAATTTGCTGTAAGCAAAGTATTTgttgattgtattttttttttgccagaaaCAGTTTTAATCAGCAATGATTGATGTTTGTAATTTGCCATGATCGCAGATGCCAAATGGAGCAAATGCTTCCCAactgcaacttttttttttttacataaaccCATGAGACAACATAACAGAAACAAGTAATGACTGAAAACAATAGCTTTATGTAAAGAAATTATCTGACTTATACCTTCAGAAATTGAAGATTGTGATAAACAATGGCAACAGGTAGCTGGCCAGGTGTCCACATGAGACGAACCTGCAGCGAGAACGTGCTGCTCTCTCATTATGTAACCAAGCTCTGTCCATATTTGTGATTAAAATATTCAAAGTTGGCTGACAGACAACCAAAAACAAGCTGATACACACTCAATACTTAGGGTCACCGAagtaaaatctgaatttttaaataaaatattcatatcaGAAGAGACAGCAACCAACAAAAAAATATCTGAGCCGGGTCTCAGTCCAATTTAACTCTACCATGTTCATTTACAGTAATTTGATTCAGTTCAGCTCCAACCCTTCCATCACAGTCAGTCCCTTGTGGTttcagagagagggaaaaaaatgtgaatttgcAGGTCAATACAGCTCCTGAATCCATGCATTTCATTTCCATTTAACAACGTGATACTGTGGTAAATGAGTGCGGCACAAGCTTGGCAGTGCTTCATTCAGCCTGCAGGGAACGACTGATAATCAATTATGGTTTGTCATATATGCATTTATGGGTGGAAAAGACACCCTGCTTAAAGAAGCCGCTGTCGATTCTGTCATCTGTGTTTTAACCAGATTATTAGACACATAATGTCTTCATAAAGCCTGATAGGATTAATCTAATGAATGCCTCCATCAGTCTTTATAACAGCATTTCTTTTATATCCTCATTTCCATCTCCGCCCACCAGGAAAGCACCCATAAGGAGCGCAAACAGTAAGGTGATTGAAAGGAGGAGACGatctgttttgttgttattgtcaaCTTCACCTGATTCTGACCCCATGTGTTGGCAAGATTACTGATCGTTTTCCCATTAAGCGATAATGGCAAGCCTCATAGCAAAGTCATTACACTAACAAGCTCCTTTGTTTTTAAGTCAAAACAGAAATGTAGTAGATGTAGTGAACACTGAAGCTGATAGAAACAACCATAGTTCTCAATAATTCCTCAAGTCACTGGTTTTACCAGAACTTGAGTCATATTTCACATCCCTTTTCTAGGAGATGCACTATTTCCCACTTTTCACAGCGCTGGGCTACATTTAGAGCTGTGGATCCAGAAGAGTCCAGCAGGGTCCTGTCTGCACCATTCAGCAGCAGAGCCTTAACAATGGGCAAACAGCCATGCTGGGCAGCCAGGTGCAGGGGCGTTGCCTTTGCTGAGTTTACGGCATTGACATCTGCATGATGCGATATTAAGTGGAGGACACTTGGGAAACTGAGGCTGGCGCAAGCTACATGTAACGGCGTCCATCCCTCCCTGTCCTCTGTGATGTTTGGGTTGGCTTTGGCTGCCAGGAGCTTTGCCACCACCTTTGGCTCACTCTGGCGACAGGCAAGGTGGAGCGGAGTCCATCCATTCTCACCCTTTGCATCCACACAGGCACCCTCACTCTTCAGCTGGTCCACCGTGGCCTCGTGTTCCCTTTGGACAGCCAGGTGCATGGGAGTCCAGCCTTGGAGGGTCCTGGAGTCTGGATTGGCCCCTTTTGACAACAGCTGCCTGCATATGCCAGTGTGACCCCTGAAAGCAGCCAGGTGAAGTGGAGTGCATCCTTTGCTGTCGGCGCTGTCAGGATTCGCCCCACTCATCATCAGCTGTCTGACAACGCGGTTATGGCCTTGCTCAGCTGATAGGTGAAGAGCAGTTGAGAGAGAGGCATCAGTTGCACTGGGATCCGCGCCCTGAGAAAGGAGGAGCTTGGCAATATTCAAATGCCCGTAGGCAGAGGCTAGATGGAGGGGCGTCCTCCCTTCCGCCTCCTTGCTTTCTGTAACAGCTTCCTGCGACAGCCGTGAAAGCAGCAGGCGCACCACTGTCTCGTGGCCATTCTGGCAGGCCAGGTGGAGGGGCATCCAACCGCCCTTTTCCCGGGCATCCGCCACTGCTCCTTTGTCCAAAAGGAGACGGAGAGTCCTGTCGTCGCCGTTCTGAGCAGCAAAATGGAGCGGTGTCCACTGGTCCTCATCTCCCTGGGTGGCATCTGCACCGTGTTCCATCAACAAAGAGATGATGTCGTGAAATCTATCGAGAAAAGTTTCATTCATAGAGTTTAACATGACTTTAAAAGGAGTTTGGAGAAGACTGATATATCTCACGTGGCCACTGAATACAAAGCTCACAGACTTATATCTAAAAATCTGTTCCACAAAATGTCAACCTATGCCTTTTACTCTGAATAAAGGAGCAGCAAGTTGGACATGATCAAAAATAGCCAGCACAGATGACATTTCCCTGCATCACTCGTAAAACAATGTGCTCACATAATCTTGTACAAACCTGTGCAGAACAGCAATAATAAGAGGAGTGTAACCTCTGGCGGTCGTACAATTGACTTCAGCACCCAGTTTCAGGACGTGCTTGACACTCTGTGGATCACCGCTGGCCACCGTGTAGTGGAGGAGGCTTTTTCTGCCTGAAAACTGTGTGTACACATCTTCTCTTCTCACAGACTGCCTGAAACTACCAAAGTCCTTtttggagagcagagagagaatgtCATCCTTGCCATGTTGGTCAGCtgtgaaaagaaaagcaaaggtcAGTTTATGAGAACAAGAAGCTGCAGTAATGCTAAATGTAGTGTGTAGACCAGCTCATATTATTGTGTACTGCTGGACAGGGTGAAGCTGGGTGAAGGTGGCAGAGCTTTAGTCAatatctgctgtttgtgtgagatGTTTACCTTGTGCTATGTTTAAACATATATGGGCTGATGCATTTATATTTGTAAAGGTGGTTGACTGTCGGaggacaaataaaaacaagtttTGTGAATGGTGTTTTTAAGGCTCCCTCGACTAAACGTGGCTTCTTTTATTCCCGCTTCCTCTGATTGTTGGCTCTACTTTTCACTGCCAATGGTAATAATAAAATGCGAGAGCACTGTAAACAGCACTTTCAAATGTCAGGCCTCCAAGCATTGTACTGCATTGAGTATGATTTTCCAGTCTGCTGTACACTCATGTTTACCTGGTGGCAAGTCAGGGATCTCTGGCAAAGTGATCTATagtggaaaaacaaaataatgaaaatgcAACAAAAGTTATTGGCTGTGACCTTAATCATTACATTAATCATGAATGTTCAAGGGTACTTATGATTATTGAATAATTATtgatcaatatatatatatcttaacATCCCATAGCGTGTTTGGCAGCCTTCCTTATAAAGCCGTCCCATTATATGGTCTTATTATGACTTAGATTGTATTGTATCATCCTATTTATGAAAGCTGATGATGCTACAGCACTATTCCAGTAGAGTATTAAAACCAACCTGCCAGGGGTAATCCGATTTCTGTCCTACGTTGCCGTTTTTGTGACACTGCATTGGTCCTGGGATCTTCATGACATCACTCAGAGTCTCTGTTTTCCTCAcagtgtctgcaggcagagcagcagttAAGTCATAAATCcttacattaaaatacatgtttcAGCAGGCTTGAAGTTCCAAAATCCCAAAGGAAACTTGATATTTATACCATTCCAgacaataaatgtttaaatacagGTAATTCTTCAATAGTTACGGTAATGATAGAGTTTAACAGTTTAATTACATACAAGGCCAGACTGGATAACATGATGTGTCTGTTCTGGTTATAGAATGTGGAGAATGTCTGCATGTTATGAGATTAACATGCAGGCATAACTGCAGGTGGGTCAGTATAAACGTGGATGTCCTCCTGCGCTCCCATCCTACCTCCACGTCACTTCCGGGTCAGAGATTTTTTTCGCCCCGGCATATGCGGACGCTGCGTCCTCGCACTGGTTGTTTGTGGTGTATTAAGGGGCGACTTCTTTCGCGCTGCTCCGTCTCTTCGGCTCTGGTAAGTGTTGCCTCTCTTTGCGCTTTGGTTGATGTTATTAGGGGCGCTAACGCAGATGTGGTCGCAGGTAAATGCAGATGGCTACCTGGAGTtccgcctccctccctcctcctaagagtgtgtgtgtgtgtgtttgtgtgtgtgttgcttccGCCAAATGTTTAGGTGCTATAATGACCGGGTGACCGGGTGACCGGGTCTCCGTGGCGTGAGTCGCCTGTCACAGTGTCATCCTGCTGTTTGGTCCCCTCACCATGTTCTGTTGCCTCACCCCTACGGATGCAGGACGCTTACTCTTAAATCAGGACATGTTATTGCTCAGTTTATGCATACTAACAAGATTCTGTTAGGTCTCCTGACATCCTGTTTATGTAAATTAGGGGATCAGTGTGGACtgggtttggtttggtttatttatttatttttatcgtGTATTTTCCTTGATTGTTATGAGTCACTGTAACTGGACAGTTATTTGATAGTGACCTGCCCATTAATTATAACTTTTGTTAAATgttgattgttttgtttgtttttttctgtgttgcaACTCTGCTGATTAGTTTTACTCCTCTTAAAACATCTCTGTAGCCTTTTCGTAGAAACTTTCGGCTTCAGAATTTATAAATTTAGCTTGAAACGTGTGTGTCTCTCTTGTGTACCTGAGAACGGTGGTCTCTTGTGGGGGTCCTGGTCCCAGCACTGTTTCATGATGCTGATCATCTGATC
Protein-coding sequences here:
- the ankk1 gene encoding ankyrin repeat and protein kinase domain-containing protein 1, with the protein product MDCLDGSPGQLRNFQKDDFEADWIKVAECKFGQVYQVKLKLLREKCALKSFGKTLCDNQRYRKIIDEASNIAKLKFKYIMPIYGLCSEATAVVMEYMSNGSLNNLLASHTLMWPKKFQMIHEASMGMNFLHSTKPPLLHLNLKTSNILVDDHLHVKISDFGLVSWEEGMTMKSFLKHLTERGNISYIPPETFTQCTDPPGTAFDVYSFGIVIWEVLTQQKPHAGCSVTTVLIQVSQKKRPSMEMIPEQKPTECDQMISIMKQCWDQDPHKRPPFSDTVRKTETLSDVMKIPGPMQCHKNGNVGQKSDYPWQITLPEIPDLPPADQHGKDDILSLLSKKDFGSFRQSVRREDVYTQFSGRKSLLHYTVASGDPQSVKHVLKLGAEVNCTTARGYTPLIIAVLHRFHDIISLLMEHGADATQGDEDQWTPLHFAAQNGDDRTLRLLLDKGAVADAREKGGWMPLHLACQNGHETVVRLLLSRLSQEAVTESKEAEGRTPLHLASAYGHLNIAKLLLSQGADPSATDASLSTALHLSAEQGHNRVVRQLMMSGANPDSADSKGCTPLHLAAFRGHTGICRQLLSKGANPDSRTLQGWTPMHLAVQREHEATVDQLKSEGACVDAKGENGWTPLHLACRQSEPKVVAKLLAAKANPNITEDREGWTPLHVACASLSFPSVLHLISHHADVNAVNSAKATPLHLAAQHGCLPIVKALLLNGADRTLLDSSGSTALNVAQRCEKWEIVHLLEKGCEI